In Chitinophaga nivalis, a single genomic region encodes these proteins:
- a CDS encoding DinB family protein has protein sequence MILQYLTGEFEHEVNNTRKLLQAVPEKDLGYKPSAVSWTMGELAQHIATIYYWYVGTLTKDVYDLATDHLERGDTNDIQATLALFENNVEKARAALATLTEEKLLENWTMKAGEKVLLGPMPRGIVSRGFLFNHIYHHRGELIVYLRATGNKVPGLYGPTYEQSGKM, from the coding sequence ATGATATTGCAATACCTTACAGGCGAATTCGAACATGAAGTAAACAACACGCGTAAATTATTACAGGCGGTTCCCGAAAAAGACCTCGGTTATAAGCCTTCCGCCGTTTCCTGGACGATGGGAGAACTTGCCCAGCATATTGCCACCATTTATTACTGGTATGTGGGCACATTGACCAAAGATGTGTACGACCTGGCTACAGATCATCTGGAACGGGGAGACACCAATGACATCCAGGCTACACTGGCCCTTTTTGAAAACAATGTTGAAAAAGCAAGGGCTGCATTAGCGACGCTTACAGAGGAAAAACTGCTGGAAAACTGGACGATGAAAGCAGGAGAAAAAGTACTCCTGGGTCCTATGCCCAGAGGCATTGTATCGCGTGGATTTCTTTTTAATCATATCTATCACCACCGGGGCGAATTGATTGTTTACCTGCGTGCAACGGGCAATAAAGTGCCGGGTTTGTATGGCCCTACCTACGAACAAAGTGGCAAAATGTAA
- a CDS encoding AraC family transcriptional regulator, with the protein MIPTYKMEDFPSHKTLAHFFRLERFEDLSWPKDLQWPHKHDFYEIIWVTEGTFTHTIDYHDIFIQTGTLLITAPGQIHLLHTPEKVKGYSIAFTEQFLLAHHTQESVFELTFLEDSFTKPYLCLDESMQQELRAIIDPLTAELDRPVKVPLIINGLLFVLLNRIQRFMHNDPVALKDTFQVVLLKRFKKLIAQHYREATPLTFYADKLHISANYLNKIVRQLTGKTAGEMIRDRGLIEAKRMLVYCNLPIGDISDQLGFKDFSYFSRQFKKQEGVSPAAYRKRMHEKYLNR; encoded by the coding sequence ATGATTCCAACTTATAAGATGGAAGACTTTCCTTCCCATAAAACACTGGCGCATTTTTTTCGATTGGAACGATTTGAGGACCTGTCGTGGCCAAAAGATTTGCAATGGCCGCACAAACATGATTTTTATGAAATCATCTGGGTCACGGAGGGAACCTTTACACATACTATCGATTATCACGATATCTTTATTCAAACAGGTACACTGCTAATCACTGCTCCTGGTCAGATTCACCTGTTGCATACACCGGAAAAGGTAAAAGGTTATAGTATCGCTTTCACCGAGCAATTCCTGCTGGCACATCATACACAGGAATCTGTTTTTGAACTTACTTTTCTGGAGGATAGCTTCACTAAACCATATCTATGTTTAGACGAAAGCATGCAACAGGAGTTGCGTGCGATTATTGATCCGCTGACAGCAGAGCTGGACCGGCCAGTGAAAGTGCCTTTAATCATCAATGGCTTACTGTTTGTTTTACTGAATCGTATTCAGCGATTCATGCACAATGATCCCGTAGCATTGAAAGACACTTTTCAGGTGGTCTTGCTTAAAAGGTTTAAGAAACTGATAGCGCAACATTATAGGGAAGCGACGCCGTTAACCTTTTATGCAGATAAGCTGCATATATCTGCCAATTATCTCAATAAAATTGTCCGGCAGTTAACGGGTAAGACGGCAGGGGAGATGATCCGCGATCGGGGCCTGATAGAGGCAAAACGGATGTTGGTTTATTGTAACCTGCCAATCGGTGATATTAGCGATCAGCTGGGGTTTAAGGACTTTTCTTATTTCTCCCGTCAGTTTAAAAAACAGGAAGGCGTATCGCCCGCTGCATATCGTAAACGCATGCACGAAAAATATCTGAACAGGTAA
- a CDS encoding alpha/beta hydrolase, with translation MKEGLKIARDYFKKHLDLHAPIVELRIAAAKMYATLPVAADIIYETVSVGNLTGEWTMAPGASDTHVLYYIHGGAFLIGSPATHRGEISELGRAGKMKTFALDYRLAPEHPFPQPLEDIFEGYLWLLEQGYKAENIIIGGDSAGGNATINVLLFARDRGVPMPAGGILISPWIDLGQSGATYRTREGIDPIVSRSVIERQAAAYLGGAHPELPVASPVYAAVHGIAPVYVIVGEAEEMLSEALTFTHNAAMAGVHVRLEVWPRMIHNFPLWHALLPEGKEAIKKAGEFMMALTGGRSC, from the coding sequence ATGAAAGAAGGTTTGAAAATCGCCAGGGATTACTTTAAGAAGCACCTGGATCTGCATGCACCCATCGTTGAACTACGTATTGCCGCAGCTAAAATGTATGCCACCTTACCTGTGGCTGCTGATATTATTTATGAAACCGTATCCGTCGGAAATCTAACCGGTGAATGGACGATGGCCCCCGGTGCCAGCGATACCCATGTGCTGTACTATATACATGGTGGTGCATTTCTGATTGGCAGCCCGGCAACACATCGGGGAGAAATCAGTGAACTGGGGAGAGCGGGGAAAATGAAAACCTTCGCCCTGGATTACCGATTAGCACCTGAGCATCCGTTTCCGCAACCCCTGGAAGATATATTTGAGGGATATCTATGGTTGCTGGAGCAAGGATATAAGGCCGAAAATATTATTATTGGCGGCGATTCTGCGGGAGGCAATGCGACTATCAATGTATTGCTTTTCGCGCGGGACAGAGGCGTACCAATGCCAGCCGGCGGTATCCTGATATCTCCATGGATAGACTTAGGACAAAGTGGCGCCACCTACAGAACCAGAGAAGGCATAGATCCGATTGTAAGCCGTAGCGTGATTGAAAGACAGGCTGCCGCGTATTTGGGCGGCGCTCATCCGGAGCTGCCGGTGGCTTCCCCTGTTTATGCAGCTGTTCATGGTATCGCGCCGGTGTATGTGATCGTGGGAGAAGCAGAGGAGATGTTGAGTGAAGCCCTGACGTTTACACACAATGCAGCTATGGCAGGCGTACATGTAAGGTTGGAAGTCTGGCCCCGGATGATCCATAACTTTCCCTTGTGGCATGCGCTGTTGCCGGAAGGAAAAGAGGCTATAAAAAAAGCAGGGGAGTTTATGATGGCTTTAACCGGAGGTAGATCCTGTTGA
- a CDS encoding nuclear transport factor 2 family protein, giving the protein MKSFYIFTLLLLSGTWCFSQTKQDSIAIKQAALDYIESQHTPNPAQMERALHPRMVKRTFWKDKATNKDYLRETSTESMVLLAESYNRNKDKFPPVPKKEVKLLDVSDRTASLKLIADDWIDYMHLVKLNGTWKIINVLWQYNDSSQHK; this is encoded by the coding sequence ATGAAATCCTTCTATATTTTCACATTATTATTGCTATCAGGCACCTGGTGTTTTAGTCAGACAAAACAAGATAGCATCGCCATCAAACAAGCCGCACTCGATTATATCGAATCACAGCATACACCGAATCCGGCGCAGATGGAAAGGGCATTACACCCCAGGATGGTGAAGCGTACATTTTGGAAAGATAAAGCCACCAACAAAGATTATCTCCGGGAAACATCTACCGAATCTATGGTACTACTGGCAGAAAGCTACAATAGGAACAAAGATAAATTTCCACCTGTACCTAAGAAAGAAGTGAAACTGCTGGATGTTTCAGACAGAACAGCGTCCCTTAAACTGATCGCAGATGACTGGATCGACTATATGCACCTTGTTAAGTTGAATGGAACCTGGAAAATTATTAATGTGCTTTGGCAATATAATGATAGCTCGCAGCATAAGTAA
- a CDS encoding TonB-dependent receptor, producing MSNALKTLPITFLAFICTNLYGQQTYRNTTPVDTGKVKTLRGVTIYTSVYKEVIPSQKLSGDNLKSLNSFSVADAIRYFAGVQVKDYGGIGGLKTVDMRSMGTNHMGVFYDGIQLGNAQNGQIDLGKFSMDNIESISMYNGQKSEIFQPARDYGSSGSIYLRSRKPVFDSAKNTNFKGVLKTGSFDLINPSVLLERKLNKNINYSISSEYIRSSGRYPFRYKRVFPESGDVAWDTTAIRHNGDINAWRLEGGLYGNINRGVWNAKAYFYDSERGIPGAIVNNVWKRAQRQWDRNFFLQGSFQKNVVCGYDIQVNAKYANDYMRYLNPDPDLMHIDNSFHQQEWYGSIANKYSVSKKIDINLSTDFQYNTLRSDLAGFVFPKRFTSLVALAGAGEFGKLKMQASVLGTFVNERVVKGNTPVGNAAVAAPSKQEVTPAVFLSYKPFSRADFNIRAFYKNIFRMPTFNDLYYTDIGNINLEPEYTHQYNLGFAYRKNRIGSVLTEWQLQTDFYYNQVTNKIVAVPKGSGMYRWMMMNLGDVEIKGVDVVSDLAFSFPAGILLNIRTAYTYQQAQDFTGRKSTALKEITYGGQIPYIPWHSGSFISSVQYKSWRLNYSFIYVGERYHNSANIPENYEQPWYTHDLSASKNIQFKRYRFRISGELNNVFSQDYEVVLNYPMPKRNYKIILSVEL from the coding sequence ATGTCAAACGCATTAAAAACGTTGCCAATAACGTTTTTAGCATTTATTTGCACCAACCTGTACGGACAGCAAACCTATCGCAACACTACACCAGTGGATACCGGTAAGGTGAAGACTTTACGGGGAGTTACTATTTATACATCTGTATATAAAGAAGTGATTCCTTCGCAAAAACTATCCGGCGATAACTTAAAAAGTTTAAACAGTTTTTCTGTAGCAGATGCCATACGCTATTTCGCAGGTGTGCAGGTAAAGGATTATGGCGGAATAGGCGGACTGAAAACTGTGGATATGCGCAGTATGGGGACTAACCATATGGGCGTATTCTACGATGGTATTCAGTTAGGTAACGCACAAAACGGACAGATAGATCTGGGAAAGTTTTCAATGGATAACATTGAATCCATCTCTATGTACAATGGTCAGAAAAGTGAAATTTTTCAACCAGCAAGAGATTACGGATCTTCCGGTAGTATCTATCTGCGGAGCAGAAAGCCGGTCTTCGATTCTGCCAAAAACACCAACTTCAAGGGCGTTTTAAAAACAGGTTCGTTTGATTTAATCAATCCCTCCGTATTACTGGAGCGGAAGTTGAATAAAAATATAAACTATTCCATCAGCAGTGAATATATCAGGTCTTCCGGTCGTTACCCGTTCCGGTATAAAAGAGTATTCCCTGAATCCGGGGACGTGGCCTGGGATACCACTGCTATCAGACATAATGGAGATATCAATGCGTGGAGGCTGGAAGGTGGATTATATGGTAATATCAATCGGGGGGTATGGAATGCCAAAGCGTACTTCTATGATTCGGAAAGAGGTATACCAGGGGCTATCGTCAATAATGTCTGGAAACGTGCGCAAAGACAATGGGACCGGAACTTCTTCCTGCAGGGCTCTTTTCAAAAAAATGTTGTCTGTGGGTACGATATCCAGGTGAATGCAAAGTATGCCAACGATTATATGCGCTACCTGAATCCGGATCCGGATTTAATGCATATAGATAATAGTTTTCATCAGCAGGAGTGGTATGGTTCCATTGCCAACAAGTATAGTGTGTCGAAAAAGATTGATATCAATTTGTCGACGGACTTCCAGTATAATACGTTGCGTTCTGATCTGGCTGGTTTTGTATTCCCGAAGAGATTTACTTCCCTGGTAGCATTGGCCGGAGCAGGAGAATTTGGGAAGTTGAAAATGCAGGCCAGCGTGTTGGGTACGTTTGTCAATGAGCGGGTTGTCAAAGGAAATACGCCGGTAGGCAATGCTGCCGTTGCCGCCCCATCCAAACAGGAAGTGACACCAGCTGTTTTTCTCTCCTATAAACCCTTTTCCCGCGCGGATTTTAATATAAGGGCCTTTTACAAGAATATTTTCCGGATGCCTACTTTTAATGATTTGTATTACACGGATATTGGTAATATCAATCTGGAGCCGGAGTATACACATCAATATAACCTGGGTTTTGCCTACCGTAAAAACCGCATCGGTTCCGTTTTAACGGAGTGGCAGCTACAAACTGATTTTTACTACAACCAGGTTACCAATAAAATAGTCGCCGTTCCCAAGGGCAGCGGTATGTATCGCTGGATGATGATGAATCTGGGAGATGTAGAAATAAAAGGTGTGGATGTTGTATCAGACCTGGCCTTTTCTTTTCCGGCAGGTATTTTACTGAATATAAGAACAGCTTATACCTATCAGCAGGCACAGGATTTTACGGGAAGAAAAAGTACAGCGCTGAAAGAGATCACCTATGGCGGACAAATTCCCTATATCCCCTGGCATAGTGGTTCATTCATCTCCAGTGTACAGTATAAATCCTGGCGACTGAACTACAGCTTTATTTACGTGGGAGAACGTTACCATAATTCAGCGAATATACCGGAGAACTATGAGCAGCCCTGGTATACACACGATCTCTCTGCTTCTAAAAACATACAGTTTAAACGATATCGCTTCCGGATTTCCGGAGAGCTGAACAATGTTTTCAGTCAGGATTATGAAGTGGTATTGAATTACCCGATGCCTAAACGAAATTATAAAATCATTTTATCCGTGGAACTATGA
- a CDS encoding YncE family protein produces MSRHSLCFIALLLIFGISSCRKDVAVFINDGVKVDSAVKNNFAGFYLLNEGNMGSNKSTLDYFDFATGVFRRNIYAVINPNVPKELGDVGNDIAIYGNRLYAVINASNKVEVMEAGTARRIGQIGIPNCRYIKFDKGFAYITSYAGPIEINPDYKQKGYVAKVDTATLTIVGKCIVGYQPDGIEITNGKIYVANSGGYMGAGNTEKYERTVSVIDVATFKEERRIDVDYNLHHVKADKRGDLWVTSRGDYKQLPSRLYFIDKEKQQVTDVLPVAVSNYYLDGDSLYIYSTAWSHITHSNVITYGIVNTLTHQLVSRAFITDGTDKEIEIPYGIMVHPDTKDIYVTDAGNYVSPGLLYCFTKAGKKKWSVRTGDIPAHFVLLPKP; encoded by the coding sequence ATGAGCAGGCATTCCTTATGCTTTATCGCACTGCTGCTGATTTTTGGGATCTCCTCCTGCAGGAAGGATGTAGCCGTATTCATCAATGATGGCGTCAAGGTAGACTCGGCCGTTAAAAACAATTTTGCCGGCTTTTATCTGCTGAATGAAGGTAATATGGGCAGTAATAAAAGTACACTGGACTATTTTGATTTTGCTACCGGTGTATTTCGCAGAAATATTTATGCGGTCATTAATCCCAATGTACCGAAGGAATTGGGCGATGTAGGAAACGACATCGCTATTTATGGTAACCGGTTGTATGCGGTCATCAATGCTTCCAATAAAGTAGAGGTAATGGAAGCCGGTACTGCGCGCAGAATCGGGCAGATTGGCATTCCCAATTGCCGCTATATAAAATTCGATAAGGGATTTGCCTATATCACTTCCTATGCCGGACCTATTGAAATTAATCCGGATTATAAGCAAAAAGGATATGTAGCTAAAGTCGATACTGCCACGCTTACCATCGTTGGTAAATGTATTGTTGGCTACCAGCCCGACGGTATCGAAATAACCAATGGTAAAATCTACGTAGCTAATTCCGGCGGTTATATGGGGGCGGGCAATACCGAGAAATATGAACGAACGGTATCCGTGATTGATGTAGCCACCTTTAAAGAAGAAAGACGGATCGATGTGGATTATAATCTCCACCACGTAAAAGCCGATAAGCGCGGGGATCTGTGGGTAACATCCCGGGGAGATTATAAACAGCTTCCTTCCAGGCTTTATTTTATAGATAAAGAAAAACAGCAGGTAACGGATGTATTGCCTGTTGCGGTGAGTAACTACTATCTGGACGGAGACTCCCTATATATATACAGTACGGCGTGGAGTCATATTACCCATTCCAATGTGATTACCTATGGTATTGTAAATACCCTTACACACCAGTTGGTCAGCCGTGCCTTTATCACAGATGGAACCGATAAGGAAATAGAAATTCCCTATGGTATTATGGTACATCCGGACACCAAAGATATCTATGTCACAGATGCGGGTAACTATGTATCACCCGGATTATTGTACTGTTTTACGAAAGCGGGTAAAAAGAAGTGGAGTGTACGTACCGGTGATATACCAGCTCATTTTGTACTGTTACCTAAACCATAA
- a CDS encoding PKD-like domain-containing protein, translated as MRNNLFLKLLIVVVFLIGACKKDSYEAPAISGMTGDTIVLNIGEKTILAPNITSVGDNSYTWMVNGKEVSSGQVNYTFVAAEPGNFEVTFKVNGKGGTNAQSFKIYVEKPIAITIDELPVVTMCDVIEITPSVTGPDRTDYEYEWAVGDSVISKKRNLSFISPEAGTYALTLRATAGKQTATSTRNITVKAAQYVRNAFTVLEYAPAPAKGHNWSIIGSAEFWKYGAEFPLTYTDFLAKATAIRKENANEALVLGSWGGSATFQFDHTVANVPGKTDLEVTATYSKLDLPAVYVAYDRNKNGKPDADEWYEIKNDDYGVEDMPEYEITFTYKKTDTDNRRIYSYFDWKDNQNKSAGGEVVHTKTFSSSMTTDGTFSTKGFFPGYNMIDIGEKKVALMDGWKSSFSRKGKRITRNLTGAAPFAQPLNIDIDMAVNSKGERVQLPGINFVKVQKVVYPMQQDGTNAEGGPIDFNMDEGRMLHVAAILDKHLKNK; from the coding sequence ATGCGTAACAACCTTTTTCTAAAGTTGCTGATTGTCGTTGTTTTTCTTATTGGTGCCTGTAAAAAAGACTCGTATGAGGCGCCCGCTATTTCCGGTATGACAGGAGATACGATTGTATTAAACATTGGCGAGAAAACGATTCTGGCGCCCAATATTACCAGTGTTGGCGATAACAGTTATACCTGGATGGTGAATGGCAAGGAAGTATCCTCCGGTCAGGTCAATTATACTTTTGTAGCTGCGGAACCGGGTAATTTCGAAGTCACCTTTAAGGTGAATGGTAAAGGCGGCACGAATGCACAATCTTTCAAAATATATGTGGAGAAGCCGATTGCCATCACTATAGATGAGTTACCTGTTGTAACCATGTGTGATGTTATTGAGATCACCCCTTCAGTTACAGGTCCCGACCGCACAGACTATGAGTATGAGTGGGCTGTTGGTGATTCTGTAATCAGTAAAAAACGTAACCTGAGTTTTATATCACCGGAAGCGGGAACATATGCACTTACCCTGCGTGCTACCGCCGGTAAACAGACGGCCACCTCTACCCGCAACATCACTGTGAAGGCGGCGCAATACGTGAGAAATGCCTTTACGGTACTGGAATATGCACCTGCACCTGCCAAAGGGCACAACTGGTCTATTATAGGCAGTGCAGAATTCTGGAAGTATGGCGCTGAGTTTCCGCTGACTTATACTGACTTTTTAGCCAAAGCAACTGCCATCAGAAAAGAAAATGCGAACGAAGCGCTGGTCTTAGGTTCCTGGGGCGGATCTGCCACCTTCCAATTTGATCATACTGTGGCCAACGTACCCGGCAAGACTGATCTGGAGGTGACAGCTACCTATTCCAAACTGGATCTGCCGGCGGTATACGTAGCGTATGATCGTAACAAAAATGGTAAGCCGGATGCAGATGAGTGGTATGAAATCAAAAACGATGATTATGGTGTAGAAGATATGCCGGAGTATGAAATCACTTTTACCTATAAGAAAACAGATACCGACAACAGACGGATCTATAGCTACTTTGATTGGAAAGATAATCAGAACAAATCTGCCGGAGGAGAAGTGGTGCATACCAAAACCTTTAGCAGCTCGATGACTACAGATGGCACTTTCTCCACGAAAGGTTTCTTCCCGGGTTACAACATGATTGATATCGGCGAAAAAAAGGTGGCATTAATGGACGGATGGAAAAGTTCATTCTCCCGTAAGGGAAAACGTATTACCAGAAACCTCACTGGTGCTGCACCCTTTGCACAGCCACTGAATATTGATATTGATATGGCCGTAAATAGTAAAGGTGAGCGGGTACAATTACCTGGGATCAATTTCGTGAAAGTGCAGAAGGTCGTTTACCCGATGCAACAGGACGGCACGAATGCAGAAGGAGGGCCAATAGACTTCAATATGGACGAGGGACGGATGTTACATGTAGCAGCCATATTGGACAAACACCTGAAAAACAAATAA
- a CDS encoding DUF4465 domain-containing protein, translating into MKKSLYGKSLIAAVLCFVAASCSKQNDLVPATASSEATVKAGQKSLLTTTHTITFEGIGRSYMADTTSYGDNAYSTWGGTQIAPYVHTPSKLRFAVKGAGGATKVDYWNGGFVVSDWNYKANTPGKTGDWWYSYLNQCSVYSGTSGAKNGGYGGSNNFAVLFGYVDSYNSSYTTRPVMNFTSGSGVVDGMYVCLSSYTYGVIQNGNTFGSTGVATPLKDIAGGKGYFKLLAYGYNGNTPTNGGNPVEIDLARYNNHTAVAGPLTTWTYFDLSDLGTVTRVEFNFEGNDSGAYGLNTPAYVCIDNVKVTL; encoded by the coding sequence ATGAAAAAATCCCTTTATGGTAAATCCCTGATAGCGGCAGTCCTTTGTTTTGTGGCAGCTTCCTGTTCCAAACAAAATGATTTGGTACCAGCAACTGCTTCTTCAGAAGCCACCGTGAAAGCCGGGCAAAAATCCTTATTGACTACTACCCACACCATCACTTTTGAAGGTATTGGGCGCAGCTATATGGCTGATACTACTTCCTATGGAGATAACGCTTACTCTACCTGGGGCGGTACGCAGATTGCACCGTATGTGCACACTCCCAGCAAATTAAGATTTGCGGTGAAAGGTGCCGGCGGCGCTACCAAAGTTGATTATTGGAATGGTGGATTTGTTGTTTCTGACTGGAACTACAAGGCAAACACGCCTGGAAAAACAGGTGATTGGTGGTACTCTTACCTCAATCAGTGCAGCGTTTATTCCGGTACCAGCGGCGCGAAAAACGGTGGCTACGGTGGTAGCAACAACTTTGCTGTTTTATTTGGTTATGTAGATTCCTACAACTCCAGTTACACAACACGTCCTGTTATGAATTTTACCAGCGGTAGCGGTGTGGTAGATGGCATGTATGTATGTCTTTCTTCCTACACCTATGGCGTAATTCAGAACGGTAATACATTTGGCTCTACCGGTGTGGCAACCCCACTCAAAGATATCGCTGGCGGAAAAGGATACTTCAAATTACTGGCATATGGCTATAATGGTAACACGCCTACTAATGGTGGTAACCCCGTTGAAATTGACCTGGCAAGGTATAATAATCACACAGCTGTTGCAGGACCTTTGACTACCTGGACTTATTTCGACCTGTCAGATTTAGGTACGGTTACACGTGTGGAGTTTAATTTCGAAGGCAACGATTCCGGCGCCTATGGATTAAACACACCTGCTTATGTGTGCATAGACAATGTTAAAGTGACTTTATAA
- a CDS encoding DUF5074 domain-containing protein, which yields MKKSVLALGALIAVVTVSCSKKDNTELLPVEVPAVAIVNVLSQNTVAQEDTLIFKVKAVQGSTFAWSVDGKDAGVQDTIFKFVSDDLGEHTVKVIASGKDKQVSAQTSIAVHGKYKYGTFVLNEGNMTTENGTLTFISAGGVVTDSAYFKANGTQLGNVAQDLYIHRNKLYIISQNGKKNAVGNTFDNDGMLIVANAETLKKEAAYNDELATLSWPSHVAVLNEENIIIRDNNGLYRFNPLTRALTFIKGSRSAAKLTLAVSNNKLFAAAGSKVYVVEADKDTLTYALDMKASVSGVLKANDGNIWVSTTGAPAKISKINFRDYSLIKANEITAGSVSAGFGATPGITAKGDTLYFSGAGTKIYRHIFSLGSTEFMVDAKTKVENANIVYNNIAVHPLTGEVYLNTIKGYGWNYLVNNISAFNFNEGVKVSANYKNYTNFPAGIFFTYSFN from the coding sequence ATGAAAAAAAGCGTTTTAGCATTGGGGGCGTTGATCGCCGTTGTAACAGTTTCCTGTTCCAAAAAAGATAACACGGAGCTACTGCCTGTTGAAGTACCTGCCGTAGCTATTGTAAATGTATTGTCGCAGAATACGGTAGCACAGGAAGATACCTTGATTTTTAAAGTGAAGGCCGTACAAGGCAGTACTTTTGCGTGGTCTGTAGATGGGAAGGATGCTGGAGTACAGGATACCATCTTTAAATTTGTATCCGATGATTTAGGGGAGCATACGGTAAAGGTAATCGCCTCCGGAAAGGATAAACAAGTATCTGCTCAGACAAGTATCGCGGTACATGGCAAATACAAATACGGTACGTTTGTGTTGAATGAAGGCAACATGACAACGGAGAACGGGACACTGACCTTTATCAGCGCTGGTGGCGTGGTGACCGATAGCGCCTACTTTAAAGCGAATGGTACACAGCTGGGCAACGTCGCACAGGATTTATATATCCACCGTAACAAGCTTTACATCATTTCTCAAAATGGTAAAAAGAATGCCGTGGGCAATACGTTTGATAATGATGGTATGCTGATCGTCGCCAATGCAGAAACACTTAAAAAAGAAGCTGCCTACAATGATGAGCTGGCGACCCTTAGCTGGCCCAGTCATGTGGCGGTACTCAATGAAGAAAACATCATCATCCGCGATAACAATGGTTTATACCGATTCAATCCGCTTACCAGAGCGCTGACCTTTATTAAAGGATCCCGGTCTGCTGCCAAGCTGACGTTGGCTGTTTCAAATAATAAGTTATTTGCGGCGGCTGGTTCAAAAGTATATGTCGTGGAGGCGGATAAAGACACCCTGACGTATGCTTTGGATATGAAAGCATCGGTAAGTGGTGTCCTCAAAGCTAATGATGGCAATATCTGGGTATCTACTACCGGTGCGCCTGCTAAAATTTCCAAGATCAATTTCAGGGATTATTCTTTAATAAAGGCCAACGAAATCACCGCTGGTAGTGTAAGCGCTGGTTTTGGTGCTACGCCTGGCATTACGGCAAAAGGAGATACCCTTTATTTTAGCGGTGCAGGCACTAAAATATACCGTCATATTTTCAGCCTGGGATCAACGGAGTTTATGGTGGATGCAAAAACCAAAGTGGAAAATGCCAATATTGTATATAACAATATAGCTGTGCACCCACTTACCGGTGAAGTTTACCTGAACACCATTAAAGGTTATGGCTGGAATTATCTGGTGAATAATATCAGTGCCTTTAACTTTAACGAAGGGGTTAAGGTAAGCGCTAACTATAAAAACTATACTAATTTCCCTGCAGGTATTTTCTTTACCTACTCTTTTAATTAA